The following coding sequences are from one Odocoileus virginianus isolate 20LAN1187 ecotype Illinois chromosome 7, Ovbor_1.2, whole genome shotgun sequence window:
- the LOC139036083 gene encoding pyruvate dehydrogenase [acetyl-transferring]-phosphatase 1, mitochondrial-like has translation MGRCRCRCCSPRGLWMLSAPCCDDRRMCVCPGPRRIGIPVRSSSLPLFSDAMPAPTQLFFPLIRNCELSRIYGTACYCHHKHLCCSPPYIPQSRPRYTPHPAYATFYRPKESWWQYTQGRRYASTPQKFYLTPPQVNSILKANEYSFKVPEFDGKNVSSVLGFDSNQLPANAPIEDRRSAATCLQTRGMLLGVFDGHAGCACSQAVSERLFYYIAVSLLPHETSLEIENAVESGRALLPILQWHKHPNDYFSKEASKLYFNSLRTYWQELIDLNTGESADIDVKEALINAFKRLDNDISMEAQVGDPNSFLNYLVLRVAFSGATACVAHVDGVDLHVANTGDSRAMLGVQEEDGSWSAVTLSNDHNAQNEREVERLKLEHPKNEAKSVVKQDRLLGLLMPFRAFGDVKFKWSIDLQKRVIESGPDQLNDNEYTKFIPPNYYTPPYLTAEPEVTYHRLRPQDKFLVLATDGLWETMHRQDVVRIVGEYLTGMHHQQPIAVGGYKVTLGQMHGLLTERRAKMSSVFEDQNAATHLIRHAVGNNEFGAVDHERLSKMLSLPEELARMYRDDITIIVVQFNSHVVGAYQNQEQ, from the coding sequence ATGGGCCGGTGCCGCTGTCGCTGCTGCTCTCCGCGCGGGTTGTGGATGTTGTCGGCTCCGTGTTGTGATGAcaggagaatgtgtgtgtgtcccgGGCCCAGACGAATTGGAATCCCAGTCAGAAGTTCCAGCTTGCCACTGTTCTCTGATGCCATGCCAGCACCAACTCAACTGTTTTTCCCTCTGATTCGTAACTGTGAACTGAGCAGAATCTATGGCACTGCGTGTTACTGCCACCACAAACATCTCTGCTGCTCACCCCCTTATATTCCACAGAGTCGCCCAAGATACACACCCCATCCAGCGTATGCTACCTTTTACAGGCCAAAGGAGAGCTGGTGGCAGTACACCCAAGGAAGGAGATATGCTTCCACGCCGCAGAAGTTTTACCTCACACCTCCCCAAGTCAATAGCATCCTGAAAGCTAATGAGTACAGTTTCAAAGTGCCAGAATTTGATGGCAAAAATGTCAGTTCTGTCCTTGGATTTGACAGCAATCAGCTGCCCGCAAATGCACCCATTGAGGACCGGAGAAGTGCAGCAACCTGCTTGCAGACCAGAGGGATGCTTTTGGGGGTTTTCGATGGCCACGCAGGCTGTGCTTGCTCCCAGGCAGTTAGTGAAAGACTCTTTTATTATATTGCTgtctctttgttaccccatgagaCTTCGCTGGAGATCGAAAATGCCGTGGAGAGCGGTCGAGCCCTACTACCCATTCTCCAGTGGCACAAGCACCCCAACGATTACTTCAGTAAGGAGGCGTCCAAGTTATATTTCAACAGCTTGAGGACTTACTGGCAAGAGCTTATTGACCTCAACACTGGGGAGTCGGCTGATATTGATGTTAAGGAGGCTTTGATTAATGCTTTCAAAAGGCTTGATAATGACATCTCCATGGAGGCTCAAGTCGGTGATCCCAATTCTTTCCTCAACTACCTGGTGCTTCGAGTGGCATTTTCTGGGGCCACAGCTTGCGTGGCCCACGTGGATGGCGTTGACCTTCATGTGGCCAACACTGGCGATAGCAGAGCCATGCTGGGGGTGCAGGAAGAGGACGGCTCTTGGTCAGCAGTCACGCTGTCTAATGACCACAATGCTCAGAATGAGAGAGAAGTGGAACGGCTGAAACTGGAGCACCCAAAGAACGAGGCCAAGAGTGTGGTGAAACAGGATCGGCTGCTTGGCTTGCTGATGCCTTTTCGGGCTTTTGGAGATGTCAAGTTCAAATGGAGCATTGACCTTCAGAAGAGAGTGATAGAATCTGGCCCAGACCAGTTGAATGACAATGAGTACACCAAGTTCATCCCTCCTAATTATTACACACCTCCTTATCTCACTGCTGAACCAGAAGTAACTTACCACCGATTAAGGCCACAGGATAAATTTCTGGTACTGGCAACTGATGGGCTGTGGGAGACAATGCACAGGCAGGATGTGGTTAGAATTGTGGGTGAGTACCTAACAGGCATGCATCACCAGCAGCCAATAGCCGTTGGTGGCTATAAGGTGACTCTGGGGCAGATGCATGGCCTTTTAACAGAACGGAGAGCTAAGATGTCATCAGTGTTTGAGGACCAGAATGCAGCAACCCACCTTATTCGCCATGCTGTGGGCAACAATGAGTTTGGGGCTGTTGATCATGAGCGCCTTTCCAAAATGCTTAGTCTTCCCGAAGAGCTTGCTCGGATGTACAGAGATGACATTACAATCAttgtagttcagttcaattctcATGTTGTAGGAGCATATCAAAACCAGGAACAGTGA